The genomic segment GTCCGGTGACGGTCAGGTACAGCATGAACACGTAACCAAAAACCTCAATCAGGGGGGCCATGGCCTCAAAGAACAGGTAGAAAGGCATGCTGAAAAAGCCGATGCGTCCGTACCTGGGGTTGAAGAACATCACCCGGTGACGCCACAGCGTTTCCATCAGGCCCCGGTGCCATCTGTTGCGCTGCCTTTTCAGGGTGCCCCAGTCGTTGGGGACCTGCGTCCAGGCGATGGGGTCCATCATGTAGCGCACGCTGTAGGGCATTTTCTTTTCGCGCATCTGGCGGTGCAGGCGGACCACCAGTTCCATGTCCTCTCCCACGGTGTCGGTGCGGTACCCGCCCACATCCAGCACGGCCCTGCGGGAAAACAGTCCGAACGCCCCTGAAATGATCAGCAGGACCCCCAGTTCACTGAAGGTGGAGCGTCCTGCCAGAAAAGCACGGGTGTATTCCACCACCTGGATGCGCTCCATCCAGGTTCTCGGGGCATGCAGGGTTTCCACCACGTCCCCCTGAAAATCGGCTCCGTTCAGCACGCGGATGGTGCCTCCCACCGCCACCAGAGAATCGTCCTCCAGAAACTGGCGGGCCACCCTGAGGAGGGCCTCGGCTTCCAGCAGACTGTCCGCATCTACGGCACAGAAAAGGGGCTTGGTGGCGTAGATGATCCCGGCATTGAGGGCATCGGCTTTGCCCCCGTTGGCCTTGTCGATCACCAGCAGGTTGGGGTGCTTCGGAGAGCGGTACAGGCCCCGCACCTCCTGGGTGGGCAGGACCCTGGAAGGGTATTCAATGGTGGGCTCCAGCTGGAACTCCTCGATCAGGACCTCCATGGTTTTGTCTTTGGACCCGTCATTGATCACAATGACCTCAAACTCCGGGTACTGCAGATTTAAAAAGGAGTGCACCGAGGCGGCAATGGTCGGCTCTTCGTTGTAGCCGGGAACCAGCACACTGATGGGCTTGTAATACTCCCGTTCCAGATAGGTCTTCAAAATCACCCGCTCGCCCCTGCGGGCCTGCAGCACCATCACCCGTGAGGCCACCAGCACGCTCACCGCATAGATGCTGTTGAGCACAGCGAAATACACCAGAATCAAAACTTCGAGGATGTTCAGCAGGGTCATTTTTCACCTTCTGGATGGGAAATCAAAAGCAGCTGGGAAATCAGAACAGAAAAAGATCAGTGGCTCAATTGCAATGCAAACAGTTGCTGGGAGGCAGTGTCTCTGGCATAGCGGTCTGGATGGACCTCTGCAGCTTTCTGCAGGGTGGTTACGCCTTCAGGGCCTTTCTGGGAAAGCACTTCTGCACTGTTGTGGCGCACCCACCAGGCTTCATCGGCCAGGGCCTCGTACAGTCTGGAGACAGCCTCTTCCCCACTGATTCCTGCACAGGCCAGAGCCGCCTGGGAGCGCACAAACCACACCGGGTCTTTCAGAAGGGCCAGCACATCCTCTATGGCCTCCTCTGGCACATACTGCAATCCCGAGAACACCCTCAGGACCGAAGCCCGCATGTCGGGGTTCTCAGAGCGCAAGAGGGGCAAACACTCTGGCAGGCACTCCCACAGCCGCAGACGAACCAGGGCGTTGAGGGCACGCAGCTTCATGATGTCCGGGAACCGGACCAGGATGTCCTGAATGAGTTTGACCGAGCCCTGACCCAGCAGCACCAGCACCTGCTCAATCCAGCCCGAACCGAACCTGTCGAGGTTGAGAAGCCGCTCGAAGGTCACCGCCACGTGCGCTGGACCCACCTCCGAGAAACTCATGGAACGGGCCAGAGACAGCAGGGCCAGACGGCGCAATTCAGGATTGGCGTTCAGGCAGTACTCGACCAGCACAGGATGGGTGCGGGCATCGGCAAGGACGGCCCAGCGTTCCAGCACCCTCACCCGCCTTTCCAGCAGGTTCCAGCCCTGCATGGCCTGCATGTCCCGCTCCAGCAGGCCACACGCAGCATAAATTTCCCGGATGCGTTCAGACGCCTCCCCTTTCAGGGACTCTTTGAGCAGCATCAGGGTGTCCGCCCCCATTTCATTCACTTTTGCAGGCAAAGGGGCATCCTCAAAGAGGACCGCAAACCAGACTTCAGACCACTGCTCCTGCTCGGCCTGCACGCGACGCTGCAAGGTCTCGGTATAAGCGAAATAGAAGGTCTCGTACAGCGCAGTGAAAAGGATGGCAATGAAGCCCCCTCCCACGCAATAGATCAGCACCTGGTAAATCAGATCGGGTTGTTTGCTCAGTTCAGGGGTCAGGAGCACATAGGAAAGCCCACCCAGCGTCCCCAGAATCACCACCACAATGGCGGTGGCAAGCAAACTCAGGCTAGCTAGGCCGAAACGTCGCCACATGGCATGTACCGCTTCAGGCGGGTGATCAGTTCCTGCGGACTGAAGGGCTTCTGCATGAAGTCCACAGCCCCCTCCTCCAGGGCACGCACCACACTGCTCTCCTGCTTCATGCCCGAGAGCACGATCACCGGGACCCCCCAGGAATCGCGAATCAGGCGGATCAGGTCGAAACCTGTGCCTCCGGGAAGGTTGAGGTCCATCAGCACCAGATCGGCCTTCTGCTGCTCCCGGATCTGCTGCTCAGCGGTCTGGAAGCGGTCTGCAATCAGCACCTCATACCCCTGCGACACCAGCAGGCGTTGCAGCATCATGCGCAGCACCGTTTCGTCTTCAATCACCAAGATGCGTCCTTTGTCCGGCAAAACAGCACCCCCAATCCTTCTTATTCTAGTGAGGATCGTCAGGTAAAAAAACCGTGCGCCCCACAAAGGAGCGCACGTTCATGTTCATCTGTCCTTATGCGTTGGCAGCAGAGGCCTTCACGGGAAGGAGGACCTGGCCCTGGGCGTCGACAAAATTCCCGAACATGCTGTGCGGGGTGGAGTGACTGATCCGCACCGTGTAAATGCCGGGTTTGTCGTATCCGGGCACTTTGGGCACAAAAGTGGGGTGGTTGCCTCTGGTGTGACCCTCAAGCAGGCTGGGATCGGTGGCGTCGCCCCTCAGGAGCACCTCCACATCCTGGCCCACGAAAGCAGCGTTCTTCTTCAGCGCCCACTCTTTCTGCTTGTCGATCAGGCGCTTCAGGCGCTCAATCTTGACCTCACGGGGCATGTCATCGAAGTGCTTGTAACTCGGTGTCCCGGGACGGGCACTGTAGGCGAA from the Deinococcus cellulosilyticus NBRC 106333 = KACC 11606 genome contains:
- a CDS encoding glycosyltransferase family 2 protein; translation: MTLLNILEVLILVYFAVLNSIYAVSVLVASRVMVLQARRGERVILKTYLEREYYKPISVLVPGYNEEPTIAASVHSFLNLQYPEFEVIVINDGSKDKTMEVLIEEFQLEPTIEYPSRVLPTQEVRGLYRSPKHPNLLVIDKANGGKADALNAGIIYATKPLFCAVDADSLLEAEALLRVARQFLEDDSLVAVGGTIRVLNGADFQGDVVETLHAPRTWMERIQVVEYTRAFLAGRSTFSELGVLLIISGAFGLFSRRAVLDVGGYRTDTVGEDMELVVRLHRQMREKKMPYSVRYMMDPIAWTQVPNDWGTLKRQRNRWHRGLMETLWRHRVMFFNPRYGRIGFFSMPFYLFFEAMAPLIEVFGYVFMLYLTVTGQLNMVFAIGFLVMALLYGVLVSVASLGIEGFMVKRYASQKDRARIMMATLVEQVGYRQILAWERVKAFVDLYRKKGQWGSMTRQKITR
- a CDS encoding HEAT repeat domain-containing protein → MWRRFGLASLSLLATAIVVVILGTLGGLSYVLLTPELSKQPDLIYQVLIYCVGGGFIAILFTALYETFYFAYTETLQRRVQAEQEQWSEVWFAVLFEDAPLPAKVNEMGADTLMLLKESLKGEASERIREIYAACGLLERDMQAMQGWNLLERRVRVLERWAVLADARTHPVLVEYCLNANPELRRLALLSLARSMSFSEVGPAHVAVTFERLLNLDRFGSGWIEQVLVLLGQGSVKLIQDILVRFPDIMKLRALNALVRLRLWECLPECLPLLRSENPDMRASVLRVFSGLQYVPEEAIEDVLALLKDPVWFVRSQAALACAGISGEEAVSRLYEALADEAWWVRHNSAEVLSQKGPEGVTTLQKAAEVHPDRYARDTASQQLFALQLSH
- a CDS encoding response regulator transcription factor, producing the protein MIEDETVLRMMLQRLLVSQGYEVLIADRFQTAEQQIREQQKADLVLMDLNLPGGTGFDLIRLIRDSWGVPVIVLSGMKQESSVVRALEEGAVDFMQKPFSPQELITRLKRYMPCGDVSA